In one Conger conger chromosome 5, fConCon1.1, whole genome shotgun sequence genomic region, the following are encoded:
- the LOC133129635 gene encoding uncharacterized protein LOC133129635 isoform X1: MKQQKNGLLDEKVCLVHPTCVVACPPPHPSGRPHRLSDIYSALVVHHMCLSFRWVSSRLKNHHIMDPSAVQSQHAMGWGVLWNRSRLTYGPRRLLQVPEEEGDMAFFLEYSPPPRDAINLPRYMLYVLVGVVLIVVATYAIVGHLIKDLFHDLADWVLGPQDDEEDDECGPCGEEERKWEEGMTDKSGEEIKMEEESPGAQQGSSILLLPGQVSP; encoded by the exons atgaaacaacaaaaaaatggatTGCTTGATGAAAAGGTTTGTCTTGTGCACCCCACCTGTGTGgttgcctgcccccccccacacccttcTGGGAGGCCACACAGACTGAGTGACATATACTCAGCTCTTGTTGTGCACCATATGTGTCTTTCTTTTCGGTGGGTGAGCAGCAGGCTCAAGAACCATCACATCATGGACCCCTCTGCTGTGCAATCCCAGCATGCTATGGGGTGGGGAGTGTTGTGGAACCGCTCCAGGTTGACCTACGGCCCAAGGCGGCTTCTGCAGGTTCCTGAGGAAGAAGGCGACATGGCGTTCTTCCTGGAATACAGCCCCCCACCAAGAGATGCCATCAACCTGCCCCGTTACATGCTCTACGTCCTGGTGGGCGTGGTCCTCATTGTTGTGGCCACCTATGCCATTGTGGGTCACCTGATCAAAGACCTGTTCCATGACCTGGCAG ACTGGGTTCTTGGGCCCCAagatgatgaagaggatgatGAATGTGGCCCCTgtggagaggaagaaagaaaatgggAAGAGGGGATGACAGACAAATCTGGAgaggaaattaaaatggaagaaGAGAGTCCAGGTGCCCAGCAGGGTAGCTCTATACTCCTGCTTCCTGGCCAAGTATCTCCatag
- the LOC133129635 gene encoding uncharacterized protein LOC133129635 isoform X2, whose amino-acid sequence MDPSAVQSQHAMGWGVLWNRSRLTYGPRRLLQVPEEEGDMAFFLEYSPPPRDAINLPRYMLYVLVGVVLIVVATYAIVGHLIKDLFHDLADWVLGPQDDEEDDECGPCGEEERKWEEGMTDKSGEEIKMEEESPGAQQGSSILLLPGQVSP is encoded by the exons ATGGACCCCTCTGCTGTGCAATCCCAGCATGCTATGGGGTGGGGAGTGTTGTGGAACCGCTCCAGGTTGACCTACGGCCCAAGGCGGCTTCTGCAGGTTCCTGAGGAAGAAGGCGACATGGCGTTCTTCCTGGAATACAGCCCCCCACCAAGAGATGCCATCAACCTGCCCCGTTACATGCTCTACGTCCTGGTGGGCGTGGTCCTCATTGTTGTGGCCACCTATGCCATTGTGGGTCACCTGATCAAAGACCTGTTCCATGACCTGGCAG ACTGGGTTCTTGGGCCCCAagatgatgaagaggatgatGAATGTGGCCCCTgtggagaggaagaaagaaaatgggAAGAGGGGATGACAGACAAATCTGGAgaggaaattaaaatggaagaaGAGAGTCCAGGTGCCCAGCAGGGTAGCTCTATACTCCTGCTTCCTGGCCAAGTATCTCCatag